In a genomic window of Thiolapillus brandeum:
- the dnaQ gene encoding DNA polymerase III subunit epsilon translates to MNTLSRQIVLDTETTGLEPSRGHRIIEIGCVELVDRRLTGNDFHQYLQPDREIDAAAVEVHGITNEFLADKPRFEDVVQDFMDYVQGAELIIHNAPFDVGFIDAELERVGGWNRLDSYCRITDTLVMARNKHPGQRNSLDALCGRYDIDNSQRQKHGALLDAEILAEVYLAMTGGQSVLFQEEQGGDEGHGQGQAIRRLAADRGSLRVVRATDQEVLEHQRFLQEMGDSLWMKQT, encoded by the coding sequence ATGAACACTCTCAGCAGGCAGATTGTGCTGGACACGGAAACCACTGGCCTGGAACCGTCCCGGGGGCACCGCATCATTGAGATCGGCTGCGTAGAGCTGGTGGACCGGCGCCTTACCGGCAATGATTTCCACCAGTATCTGCAGCCGGATCGGGAAATTGATGCGGCGGCTGTGGAAGTTCATGGCATTACCAACGAGTTTCTTGCAGACAAGCCCCGTTTCGAGGACGTGGTGCAGGACTTCATGGACTATGTGCAAGGCGCTGAGCTGATCATTCACAATGCGCCTTTCGACGTGGGCTTCATCGATGCGGAGTTGGAGCGGGTAGGGGGCTGGAACCGGCTGGACAGCTATTGCCGCATCACCGATACCCTGGTCATGGCGCGTAACAAGCACCCGGGGCAGCGCAACAGTCTGGATGCCCTGTGCGGCCGTTACGACATCGACAATTCCCAGCGCCAGAAGCACGGCGCACTGCTGGATGCGGAGATCCTGGCGGAAGTTTACCTGGCCATGACCGGCGGCCAGTCTGTTCTGTTTCAGGAAGAGCAGGGGGGAGATGAGGGCCATGGTCAGGGCCAAGCGATTCGTCGCCTGGCCGCTGACCGGGGATCCCTGCGGGTGGTCAGGGCCACTGACCAGGAGGTGCTGGAACACCAGCGTTTTCTCCAGGAAATGGGAGACAGTCTCTGGATGAAACAGACCTGA